In a single window of the Candidatus Omnitrophota bacterium genome:
- a CDS encoding carbon starvation CstA family protein, which produces MNLFFTVILLFVPLAAGYFIYGFFLKRSFCLDDRCKTPAHTLRDGMDYEPIHKTYLLGQHLSAIAAAGPIVGPILAGLWFGWGPAVLWIIIGGILIGGVHDMGALVASIRHEGRSIAEVVKNYMPPRAFIVFLIFLWFSLMYIITVFTDITVNTFVEPVNGGKVASSSMLYLGLALAMGIAVKRFRMNLALATAIFAPLILGCIYAGNLFPLYIPPIPGMEVRQTWDILLLCYCFMASVIPVWLLLQPRGYMGGFFLAGTVFVSFIGIAIGSLFGGLHVEYPAFISWQNPSGLPLFPILFITIACGACSGFHALVASGTTSRQLHKETDAAPVGYGGMLLESAVAIIALSTLMVLGASQANALKDPNMIYASGIATFLDRLGIPHAFALNFALLAFATFVYDTLDVATRLGRYIFEELAGMRNRFSPYIASFITLLLPAVFLMQKIVDADGNVIPAWKVFWTVFGASNQLLAGFVLLIISLWLFKSKMKFFHVLLATVFMLVTSITALILLVKPTLVRLASGRPGIGANDITIFILLALSAFLIFEGAAAFKKESRRK; this is translated from the coding sequence AACCTCTTCTTCACCGTCATACTTTTATTCGTGCCGTTAGCGGCGGGGTATTTCATCTACGGGTTTTTCCTGAAGAGATCATTTTGCCTCGACGACAGGTGTAAGACCCCCGCGCATACGCTTCGCGACGGCATGGATTACGAACCGATCCATAAGACCTATCTCCTGGGCCAGCACCTTTCGGCCATCGCCGCGGCGGGCCCGATCGTCGGCCCGATCCTGGCGGGTCTATGGTTCGGCTGGGGCCCTGCCGTGTTATGGATAATCATCGGCGGCATCCTTATCGGCGGCGTACACGATATGGGCGCCCTCGTAGCTTCGATACGGCACGAGGGAAGGTCGATCGCTGAGGTGGTCAAGAATTACATGCCGCCTCGGGCGTTTATCGTATTCCTCATCTTCCTGTGGTTTTCGCTCATGTACATAATAACCGTCTTTACCGATATTACGGTGAACACGTTCGTTGAGCCGGTGAACGGCGGCAAGGTGGCATCGAGTTCAATGCTATACCTCGGCCTTGCTCTGGCGATGGGCATAGCGGTCAAGCGTTTCAGGATGAACCTGGCTCTCGCAACCGCTATATTTGCGCCGTTGATACTGGGGTGTATTTATGCGGGGAATCTCTTCCCGTTGTATATCCCGCCGATACCGGGGATGGAAGTGCGTCAGACATGGGATATACTCCTTTTATGTTACTGCTTTATGGCTTCGGTCATCCCGGTATGGCTCCTCCTGCAGCCACGCGGGTATATGGGAGGGTTCTTCCTGGCAGGGACGGTCTTTGTCAGCTTCATCGGTATAGCGATAGGATCGCTCTTCGGGGGTCTGCATGTCGAGTACCCGGCGTTCATATCCTGGCAGAACCCCTCGGGCCTTCCTCTCTTCCCGATACTCTTCATCACGATCGCATGCGGCGCATGTTCGGGGTTTCATGCGCTGGTGGCAAGCGGCACCACTTCGCGGCAGCTCCATAAGGAGACCGACGCTGCGCCTGTCGGGTATGGCGGGATGCTCCTGGAAAGCGCGGTGGCTATCATCGCCCTCTCGACCCTTATGGTTCTCGGGGCGTCGCAGGCGAATGCGCTCAAAGATCCGAACATGATCTACGCGAGCGGTATCGCGACATTCCTGGACCGCCTGGGCATACCGCACGCCTTCGCGCTCAATTTTGCGCTCCTTGCGTTCGCAACATTTGTGTATGACACGCTCGATGTGGCGACGCGTCTCGGCCGTTACATATTTGAAGAACTGGCCGGTATGCGCAACCGTTTCAGCCCGTATATCGCGAGCTTCATCACGCTTCTTTTGCCCGCCGTCTTCCTGATGCAGAAGATCGTTGACGCGGACGGCAACGTCATCCCGGCATGGAAGGTATTCTGGACGGTCTTCGGCGCCAGTAACCAGCTTCTGGCGGGGTTTGTGCTCCTGATCATCAGCCTGTGGCTCTTCAAGAGTAAGATGAAATTTTTCCATGTCCTTCTTGCGACGGTCTTTATGCTTGTGACCTCGATAACCGCGCTCATCCTGCTGGTCAAACCCACATTGGTGCGCCTGGCATCGGGCAGGCCCGGTATCGGCGCAAACGACATCACTATCTTTATCCTGCTCGCCCTGTCGGCCTTTCTCATCTTCGAAGGCGCGGCAGCCTTCAAAAAAGAGAGCCGCCGGAAATAA